The Seriola aureovittata isolate HTS-2021-v1 ecotype China chromosome 7, ASM2101889v1, whole genome shotgun sequence genome includes the window AAAATCTACCTTTGTTCTCATCttgatttttatgtttcactgaGTTTAGTTTGACTTTGCTGTCTGTATATTTACTACTCACTACTATTTATAGTATTGAAGTTACATTACACTTTAGAAATAGTGAACTGTGAATGACTGGACTTTGGGAATATTCTTATACTACAACTCCTCTGTGTATAtgcgtttcttttttttgcttttgtttttttttccacacttgCTTTTCGGTAATACTGAACTGGAAATTTTCTAACTGaacataacattttgttttgtaggTCACAGGATAGCAGTTCAGACTGGGAGCCTTACACAAAACCATCTTCCTCAAAGAGACCACGccgctcctcctctgctgccaccGGCGATACCTCCACTCCTACACCCAATGGATCAGGACACAATGCTGCCACCACTGGACAGGAACGTGCTGCCAGACGTACTCGGGGTAGAGGTAGACCCAGAGGCGGAGGAGGAAGGTCGCAGAGAGCATCTGACCCTCCTCGTTCTCCCCCCCCAGAACAGCCGTGGCAGTTGGGTGAGGATGAAGACGTTGAGCCTGCTCCACTGATATTCTCGCCAGTAAGGCAGCCGGGACCACAGCAAACCACCAAGGATGCCCAGACACCACTGGACtttttcaagttattttttACAGATGCGGTGCTGGAGTGTTTGGTGGCAAACACCAATTCTTATggtcaacaaaaacaacatggaaGAGAGATGCGTGGCGTGACATCACTATCGGAGACTTTCTTTCATTCTTGAGCATGGTCATTTACATTGGACTTGTGAAGTGTTTGACTTTTAAGGATTATTGGAAAGTGTCCCGCATATATGGCTTACCATTCCCAGCCTCTGTCATCTCCCGCAACAAATTTTTGAGCATTTGTAGAGCCCTCCACATGAGCAGCCTCACAGCTGATGCAGATAATGATGCTAAGAGGAGGACACCTGGTTATGATAGGCTCTGCAAGATCAAGCCCCTCTACCACAGCATCAACAGTGCCTGCAAGGCTCACTTCCAGCCGGAACAGAACATCTCTATAGACGAGAGGATGGTGGCATCGAGGGCACAAATTGGACTGAAACAGTACATTCGCACAAAGTGGGGGTACAAGTTGTTTGTACTCACTGATTCCAATTCAGGCTACACCTGGAACTTCTCTGTCTACGAGGGGAAGTCATCTGGCTCTGGGATGGGCCTCAGCTACGACTCTGTGATGTCCGTCATGGACTTCGACAGCTTGGGGACTGGTTATCACCTTTATGTTGATAACTTCTACACCAGTTCCCAGCTGTTCCAGGACCTGCTGGCAAAGCAGATTGGGGCCTGTGGTATCATCTGGCCGAACCGAGCTGGTTTCCCCAGAGGCCAGGCAAATGACTTCACCAGAGATACTCCACGGGGTGCCATCAGGTGGATCAGGGACGCCAGTCTGCTTTTTGTCAAGTGGATGGACTCTCGTGAGGTAGCGATGTGTTCCACTATCCACAAAGCTTTCAATGGAGACACAGCCAGTAGGAAGGTGAAGGCGGCTGGACAGTGGGTGCAAACTGATATCCCTATCCCGGCTGCAATCAAGGACTATAACGAGCATATAGGTGGTTTTGACCTGTCTGATTCCCTCATAGGTTGCAGTAGCATTATCCACAAGTCCAGGACGTGGTACTGGAACTTCTTCTATCACTTTTTGGATATCGCTGTGGTCAACGCGTATGTTTTGCATCAGCAGTGTAGGCGGGGTCCTGCTATGACCCAGAAGGAGTTTCGGCAGGCACTTGTTGAAGAGCTGGCAGACAAGGGCTCTGTGTCTACGTCTAAGCGTTCAACTACAAGATTCATCACAGTCCCTGCCCAACCGGCGTCACACACGCTGCACTACTTCACAGAGGGACAGAACGTGGCAAAGAGCGAGGCCAGCTCTGCAGGGAGAAGGAAGTGTGTGCTCTGCCATAAGAAGACACCAGTTGGCTGTAGGAGCTGTGATGTGGCCTTGTGCTTTGTGGCAACAAGGGACTGTTACAACGCCTGGCACACAGAGAAAGGACTGTAAACTCGGCAAACTGAGAACAATACCAGGACTGCCTTAGATCTGGCATCGCCAGCGTCATTTCACTCTTTGTATATAGTTAGTTATATATTTGTTAATTTTTGGTCACTTTCTATATTTTtggtaattttttattttgtaaatagttCAGACAAGTGTGACCATTGTTTTGGCACCTttcttgaataaaaaaaattcttagTTTGGAATTCAGTCATTTTGTATGATATGCTACCATGCATAGGGTTTTGTCACATGACAAAAGCTGAGCCAATATGGCCACTTGAAAACATGTGGGAACCCCTAGCGACCGATCAAATGAATGAGTTGTGAGAGAAAAATGATGATCAACAATGTTTTGGATGATGAAAAGAGTTTctataatcatcaaaattattttCCAATAACACATAAGGTTAGACCAAGGGAAAGTTTACACAGGTGTGGTTGACAAGATGTAGAACTGATATCATGATTTTCATTGTTCTATGTTCTAAGTATGACCAAGTTATTCATATTCaaatatgacatgttttttcagGTGAGaacaaaattgttttttagGCATGTTTGAATGGATCTACTCTAAATTGGGTTTTAGTCCAATgcttaaaaacacattagaaGATAATAATGTCTCATATATGCATTTTGTCCTTACAGTTCTGTTAAAAGCTTTGGCTCTTGGGTTTGCCAAGAATTACATTAAAAGGGATGGATACTAAAATTCAAACATCCATAAACAAAATTATCTAATGTCTCATCACACTCACCGTGCTGTAGTCTATTTAACCTCTAatcaaacaatttaaaattatACTCTCACCACTCACTCTTTACAACTAGGTTGATGTCACCCACCTAAATATCGAGCCGTGTGGGCTCATCTTATTTTTTACAGGCATAAAGTTAAGAGCTTCCCTTCCATCAGAGAAGGCGTCGTCGCATGCTCCAGAGGTTAGCGATCGTTTCAGACTGCTCTCACAGCTTGGACACTGATCAAGACCATAATTActgaacaataagaaaaaagaaaaagcagccaTAGATCTCTGTCCTGAATGTAGACAGGTGGAGGCGAGCAGCCTAGGGAAACTTTTCAGTGGAGGCAGCAGCTTTGGCTTTTGCAGCAtggtagacagacagagattagAATGGCAGCATCTAATTAGTCTTTCATGATTTCTCCATGTTAATTAGTGATGTTACGTTAGATCGCAGCCAGTAAGTGTGACTCACCAGCTCTGGTAGGAGAGGCAATCATCTGCTTAATTTTTATCCCTGGCTCAtttggtaattttttttctgtcacatcagTCTAATTTGGCTTTTAAATGTGGGAGCTAGTCGAAACCTGGATCACGGCGATGCCGAGAGTCATCTGCCCAGTGACAATGATGCCTCTTTATTAGCACTAAATCATTACATTAGCATCAGAGCAGGACACACCACTGGGCAACAGTCTTGTCAGCTCCTTggcacacagcagcacagcggCCATGCCAGTCAGGCTCACGTCCCAGGCAAATCTGGGCTGAATCTGACGACAATCTTTGCCATGACTGTTGAATACTCATCAACGGAGGAATGAGCATCAAACATCGTCAGCAACATTGCATGGTGCTGCTGAAGCAGAAAACCTACAAGCTAAGGCAGCAATGTACCAAACGAGTCATTACACTTGTTAATTAATTTTCGTCTCTGCCGTGATTCCTCCTGCACAACAATCATTTATTATACAATTATACATAATGTAGAACAATTATAATGCTAATTTTTCTTCTAGTATCGTGCATATTTTAGATATCTAAAGCATTGTTAAATGCAGTATCTAGTTGCCTATTTTCATTCACGTCATCTATGTATCTTGTTGAAAATGATAAGACCTGTAGTTTAGTTCATTTGGTTGGGACTAAGGGAAAAGATTACGTGTCATTTGCTGGCTGATGTGGCAAATGTTAGCCAGGTATTCCTACAGTCACCCGAGTTAGAGGGTGCGTAAGTGTACTTGTGAAGTTGGGACTTCTAGAGAGCTGTTTGCAGCTGAGTCTAAGCTAGCTGCTGCATGGTCAGTAAATCCCTGCAAAGTTTACGGCTGCCTGCTTGTGAAACTGCAGtgtcatgtttttatctgtgaaatACAAAAGATGCACCATGTGGGTGTGGAGGATTTGGAGTCGTTTCTTTTGACGAAGATGATAGTAAAGTAACAAATGATAATGACTAATGCAAAGCATTTTTTGATAAATAGCATATACAGGACTAAAAAGAAGCATCTTGAACAGGAAGTTTACTGCAGGATCATGGAATATCCATGCACTCATGCTGACAAGCATTGATGTTAATATCTTGCCCAATGAttctacatacatacatacatacatacatttatatcgATGATATAAATGTTCAGGAAGTGATCATCGATCATAGGCAGTACGTGGATTTATTGCTAGTTTAGGTTTTGATTTTATGCTAAAATCACATTTCAATCCTGTGGTAGGTCACCGGTTGTTTAGTCTGCACCAGGGTTTGATTGACTAGTTTCAAACCACCCCAACTAacccaacaaacacaccagggttCATTTAATCTAACCAAACACGTTAGTTGTGAAAGCATCTTTAAACTATACAAGGCAGAGATATTCAGTCAAATGCTTTActtaattttgtatttatagTAGATTTCAACTTGTTTTTCCTAGGCTTTGGAAAAGTGTCATGTCTAACATGTTGGTGCAAGTAagaggttgttttgttttaaaggtgCAACACTGCAATGCAGACTTGTTGTCACTGTTGAGTGAAAATGCAGCTGGCTGAGAAATGAAGGTAGACAGAGAAACTGGAGGCAGAGTTTCATCTGGGTGGGAGTGGTGGGGAGcttctgtgtttactgtgagGAGggacaaaagtaaaaacaggtGTTATTAACTTTACCCGATTTCTTTGTCATGCTTGCAGGAGAGCAGTTATGCTTGCTGCACCGTGCATAAAGGTGCCTCGAGGAGCCGCAGCACAGTTAAATTGAactcattttatgtcttagtgTGGGTTGTCTACTTTCACAGTTGCCTTTTTGGGGTCATAAATGTGGTTTTAGGAATCACTTGCGATTTTCTTATGattgatatattatatatttgaagTGAAGAAAATTAAACATACAACCTATAAAAGAAGCCTAAAACCATACAAAATGGAGTAATACTGGGATAACACCAGCAGTTACATTTAGACTTATGACAGGGAAATGCCCAAGCACTTACACCTTGGATGAAACTAAATGATTTATGTTGACATTTCCTATAATTGTCTTTGATCTGTTccacattcatttcttttccatcatgaaaagtaaatgttgaGGAACTTAATTAATCTcttaaactgaaataatttaattttagtttGTTCTCTTTTACATAACTTTATTAGActtatggggaaaaaaagggggtaTTGTGATATTTCATTTATCCACATCAGCCAGATATGTTTGTCCAAATAACAGCTCAAGTGCCCAGCCCTGACAGCTTTGCAGTGTTATTATTCTGTATTTGAATCAGAAACTAAACTTGGATAACTAATAAAAGACACAGCAATTTGCTGCTGATATGGACAAATTCAAATGTTAAGCTGGAAAAAGACATTAAGATCCAGCCAGTTTTACAGTGAGCCTTAGGGTCAAATCCAGTCTGCTGTGCTGTTACTCACCTTCTGTTCAGTTACAATAAATGCAgaatttgtatttgttcatatCAAAACAGGCTCTCAGAGGACTTTGACTTGGTTTTTAATCTTTCTTGATGTCTTGATTATGACGTGATGATTTAATAGATTGTGAGTTGAAGTGATAGAAGTGTGAGTTGtattgtttactgtgtgttttcagagcctctgggttttgtttttttttttcttgatggaTTTAATGGAGATGCAAATCTGAACGGTTACCCAACTAACAATGTGTTGGTGCATTTTCCTCTAAAGCGGAAATCAACAAAACCTTTTTGATCAGAAATGGAGCCTGCAGGCGTGTTCTTTATTGTAACGCGATTTGTTGGATCTGCGAATCAGTATGAGTGGAAGTTTTATACAAAGCCTGGTGAGTGATTTATTGGGCCTGTGCTGGGAAGTAAAAGTCTGATTAGCAAAACCTTTGTCAGCATTACTTGTCCTCTCTCACTGCACTTTCTGCCTGTCTTCCTGAGTGCCACGATCACTGGTGATAAATAGACACTCCATTCCTAATCACTGCCATCGTGGTACCATTACTGAATGGGCCACTCATTTCAGGGTTGGCAAGACAGCTCAGCTCGGCCACCCTGCCAGAGGCGTCAGTGCTTTGTCTCATGAAATGTCACCAGTGTGCTGACTTCAGGAATGGAGCCAGCACCTTGGTTATACAACACTCCTGCTCTTATTACCTGATTCATACAGTTACATAACACATGACAAGGACACTGtatgttaaaggaatagtttgttATTCTGCCAAAGGTTACATGATGCCGCTCTCATGTCtatatggtaaatatgaagctgcagtcgGTTAGCTTAGATAACAAAGTGTGTGCCTACAAGCATCTCTAAAGCtgactaattaacacatttcatCCTGCATGTTTAATCTAAATACTGAAGTGTGAAAATTATGCTTTTTCccaattttccaaaatgtaaaactattcgTTTAAAGAACACAAtttgtcaaaaatgtgtttgttgccAAGCCGCTGAGATGTGAGGAAATTTTTGTATTAGCATTTTGCTGGCAGCATCTAAAATGTAGATTAAgagacaaatacatttaatgatTATTGATGCCAATTATTGATTTacattaaatgtaataatgCAAAATAGGATTAAGcctataaatattttaaagcaaAGATATATATGGAGATAAATGATACCATTGAACAGATGCCAGTGACTTCTCATCCCTATGCTGTTCCTCAGAGTGAAGCTAATTGCTCTCTCTGGCACCCAATTACAATTTCCTTATCATACACACTTGAGATAGCAATTTCCTTCTGAATGGGTCTCCAAGTCGGCGAGTACCAGTCTGCTTCAACCTTCAGCTCCCGTAAGAGGCAATAATTATGGTGACACATGCAGTGTTACCtctcatttcatatttcatttagaAAAAGGCGTAGACCAAATACTTGTAATGTTGGCAAACAGAAACAGCAACTTACAacagtttcttttcttcccAGGTTTCATAGTTGCAGCCTGAgaacattacatttttctgcaaaaTTTCAGGTATACAGGCGTCTTGTGCTTGTTTTTGCCATGAGACTAGATATTTATGTTTATGCACACATAGTTAAGAGCTGAAACCGTTTCTGTTGAAAATGCCGgcttttaaattatataaaaacatacagaagTTTAAAAAGAGAGGGTTGCTTGATGAAAAGTcccttttgtgtttctttatagAAGACGTGATACACTGTTCCTATTTCTTCCAAAAAGCATTAGGCAGGTTGCTATTAATGGCTGGGTAAAAATCACAGTGGAGTTGCAATTACTTGTACTCTTGTAGCTCACACAGAAAATTTGGCATAACCTACATTTCCATAGCACTAATTCCATCAGTACAACACCAAAGTGAGCAGTTTGTGTCGCTAGTTCTCTAGTTGGGGGCTATTGCttcatttttgctgtttcttttgatCACTATTAAGTTACCATGAGTAAAACTCAACACTAAGAGGTTTTCTGAacagtttaattaaataaagGTCAAAGCCACCAGCCAATATTTGACAATTTACAGTATTACTataatcagttaaaaaaaaaaaagacacttggACTAAAACTATAAACAGATGAAATTTCATATTGTACAGCAGAGGGGATTGAATAAAATTCAACTTCAGTCAGTAAACCTACTCTGTTAATCGATATTGCTTTGTAGCTGTAAGAGACTctcagacaaaagaagaaacaaaacacttggGGAACGTGATTACATGGCTTAAACTTTCTGGCCTGACTTTTTGAGGCTGGCCTGACTCTAGCCACTGAGTTCTTTGGAGAGGGAATCTCCATTTCTACaggcctgcagagagaggagggggaagcaTGGGAGCCTGGTTTGTAGAGAGACTGCCTCATAAGCAGAATTTCACGAGTCTTATACCCACAGCGGTAAATGTGTCTATCAACCGCCAGACAACCTGTTCCTGAATGCCCATGAGAAAGACACTGAACTCAGctaatgtaaaacaaaaccaaagccAAGTGTAAAATGAGAGCAATAATGAGTGAGGACTTATTTAATTAGAAGAATTTATAGCTCTAACCATCCCTCTTAACTATATTGTATTTTGGGGTGGTGATCTGGCATAGAGGATTGTGCAAATACATTGATACTGGTGCTTTGATGTTGGCAATAGATGCTGACTACTTTGTTGGCTGGATATCATCCTTGTGTTATACTGTCAGACTTGAATACATTGCAATTTCCTGAAGCGGGATAATAAGGTTAATCATTTAGTCAATCCGTAGGGGTTTTGTAGTTCTGTCACATCACCCGCTTGCAAGCACATTTGCTGTTTTCAAGGGGATTTACTGGAAAATGGCCTTTGTGCACctgtcccaaaaaaaaaaacagtacatgACAACGACTGCAGAATATGAGATGCCTGACAGAGTTTGTAATTGTAGTAGTTTGTCAAGTATAGATAATTATAGGCTAATTTTGGCTGCTGTAACTCAATTAAAATCTTGagatatttctatatttttcttactgtcaacaaattcTGTGAAAAGACCTAAACCAACCATGAATTGATCCTATTAATAAATGTTGTCTGAGTAGCTTATTCACAGCTTATTCCTCTATGCCATAGACCCCCATTAATGTAAGTCCAGAAAGCGCAAAAGATTCCTccagaacagaaaaaaactaaacactcAACTGGTAAAGAAATGTAACTTCACCCTTAAAGCAGGCTTAAGTATGGCGTCTGAATATGTTACGTGATCTGATGCAGCTGTAACATCTGTGGAACAAACATTCAATGCAAATCAGCATTTCTGAATATGATCAGTTTCTTTTCACATGTCTGTGTTTCCCAGAGACTTAACAGCttgacatgaaatatttatctgCACATCTGGGTTGTACTATACCCAAGAGATTTACAATTAATCTACAAGCTATCCCAGTTGTTAAATAATTTCCACTCAAAAAAAGCATGGATGAAGTaggaaaaacaacatattatgaCTACAATCCATAATCATCACTGTGCTGCTTCACCACAGACTCAGACCTGGGCTGAATATAACATTTGACAATttgatctctctccctcttggcTCAACAGAACGGTGAAGCATCGCTCTTTGAGGTGAACATCCGTTACGTCGGCGGGTTGCTGTCGGCGTACTACCTGACAGGAGAGGAGGTAAGATTAATAGATGTCTGTTATCCCCCTTCTCTGGTGAGATCTGCTGCTTCCTTTATCCCCATCCAACCCTGCAGTTTGAATGATGTAGAGGCTGCCTCTGAGTGTGACTGCATTTGTGTACATCAATGAGTGAGTGTATGTTGTGTCAGTGCCCACGAAAGCATTTTCAAactgctacttt containing:
- the LOC130171590 gene encoding piggyBac transposable element-derived protein 4-like; translation: MVIYIGLVKCLTFKDYWKVSRIYGLPFPASVISRNKFLSICRALHMSSLTADADNDAKRRTPGYDRLCKIKPLYHSINSACKAHFQPEQNISIDERMVASRAQIGLKQYIRTKWGYKLFVLTDSNSGYTWNFSVYEGKSSGSGMGLSYDSVMSVMDFDSLGTGYHLYVDNFYTSSQLFQDLLAKQIGACGIIWPNRAGFPRGQANDFTRDTPRGAIRWIRDASLLFVKWMDSREVAMCSTIHKAFNGDTASRKVKAAGQWVQTDIPIPAAIKDYNEHIGGFDLSDSLIGCSSIIHKSRTWYWNFFYHFLDIAVVNAYVLHQQCRRGPAMTQKEFRQALVEELADKGSVSTSKRSTTRFITVPAQPASHTLHYFTEGQNVAKSEASSAGRRKCVLCHKKTPVGCRSCDVALCFVATRDCYNAWHTEKGL